GGGCCGTCAGGTCCAGGCGCACCGGGGTCACGCTGATGTATCCGGCCTGGAGCGCGCCGTAATCGGTGCTCTGGTCGTGCGCGTCGGCGGCGCGGCTCTGCCCGGCAACCCAGTGGTACTCGCGGCCCTCGGGGTCCTGGCGGGTCACGATGGTGTCTTCCCAGCGGTGCTCGCCCACCCGGGTCACGCGCACGCCGCGCGGCATCCCCCCCGGGAAGTTCACATTCAGCAGCACGCGCGGCGGCAGGCTCCGGCCGAGCACTTGCCGCGCCAGCCGCGCGGCATAGGCCGCGCCCGCCGTGAAGCTGTACTCACCGCCCGCGCTCCCCTGCTGGCTGAAGGCGATGGCCGGAAGGCCCAGCGCGAGGCCCTCGATGGCCGCCGCGACCGTGCCCGAGTGCGTCAGGTCGTCGCCCAGATTCGGCCCCAGGTTGATGCCGCTGACCACCAAGTCGGGCCTGCCGAGCAGGTGAACGCCCAGCACCACGCAGTCGGCGGGCGTGCCGTCCACCCGGTAGGCGGGCAGGGACCCGAACCCCGCCGAGGCGGTGTGCTTGAAGCGGAGGGGACGGCGGATGGTGATCCCGTGCCCCACCGCCGACTGCTCCACGTCCGGGGCCACCACCACCACGTCTCCCACGTCCGCCAACGCCAGGGCCAGCGCCTTGATGCCGGGGGAGAAGATGCCGTCGTCATTGGCGACCAGAA
The window above is part of the Deinococcus metallilatus genome. Proteins encoded here:
- the surE gene encoding 5'/3'-nucleotidase SurE, with amino-acid sequence MTDTHTSDRPRILVANDDGIFSPGIKALALALADVGDVVVVAPDVEQSAVGHGITIRRPLRFKHTASAGFGSLPAYRVDGTPADCVVLGVHLLGRPDLVVSGINLGPNLGDDLTHSGTVAAAIEGLALGLPAIAFSQQGSAGGEYSFTAGAAYAARLARQVLGRSLPPRVLLNVNFPGGMPRGVRVTRVGEHRWEDTIVTRQDPEGREYHWVAGQSRAADAHDQSTDYGALQAGYISVTPVRLDLTARDLLGEIADYVPEA